A segment of the Labrus bergylta chromosome 11, fLabBer1.1, whole genome shotgun sequence genome:
tgcaaacatgtttatgagTGTCTCCAGTAGATGAGTTCATCCTGCAGCAGGTAGACTGCACACCACCTctacgatctctgtgctctaatgaacctgctgcattatgtttcctgttctccagtatgttcttctccactctttagttcagattgagattctgttcaactacacgtagcattgatagaaggacacatattctcattatagcgtcctATGGAGGACTCTGCTACTTAGTACGCCACTTCCACGTCGttctttttacgtcacgtcttacctcagacattacagcctgtttacctgctgcaggatgAACTCATCCACTGGACACATATTAGTCATTTGACCCGACATATAACAAGAAAGCGTGGAGGGTCATGGCCCTCACAGCTGATGCAGGGATGTAGAAATGAGCAGACTTACATTTGCCCATGTGTTTGAGTTTGTCCCTGAACATGGCGTCGTCGGAGACGGCCTCCATTGCAGCTGCAGAGTACTGTTctcctgcacacagacacagcagcacTAGCACGATGCACACTTACAGTACATGAGAACACACAAAGCACCTGTGCAGGTATTTATAGTGTGTGAGCTGAGCAGAGGAAGCTTGATGAGTGATATCTACCTGAGGAACTCTCCATGCTAGATGAATGATTGGACTTTGATTTCTTTGACTCATACTTCAAGCGATCTaaaaacagagagcagatgTTATGAACActgatgacatgatgacatcaaatataaaaatcacCGCAAGCTTCAACTGAGCTGGGATTTAGAAAAACAATGGAAGCACTCGATCATAAGCTGAGGGATGTATGccacaatttccacatagtccgtgCAGGTTGCGTTCTTTCAGCTCCACGGGTTCGCTCCGTCCGACGGTGTGTGCCCAGCCCCACTGGGTCAGTTTCTGGAGTGTGActgcagccatgagcagctgtacacacatttgttgttcattcagtGCCTGTTTCGAcatcatgttgataaagtgatggaatatacgatcaggagtctgtatgttgcgttttattttgaaattaaccAGACGCTCTgagcgtttccttgtctgacaaTTTActctgtccagcttgatgcgAGCTTGCAGCGAGCTCCGTCAAAAATAGAcgaagtgtttttaaaacagagtGGAGTGGCACTGCTGGCATGCTCCTGAGGCGGACCGCggtgctcgctgtggaaacaggagcattgactagagaggGAGTGAATGGCGCTGATGGATAGCGGTGCGTACAGACTTAGTGGAAATTGCGGGTTAGACTTTAGAAAATGGAGACAAGAGGAAATAATTCTGTCCAAGTCAAGCAGAACAAAGATGCAcgataaatgtatttaattaatttaactATGTTATCCTTTTTTTGGAGTCACCAcaggagtcagcctctagtggacacaaGAATAACTGCAGCTTTGGTCATTGTGGCCCCTCAGGTTTTTGCTGTGTCCACCATGTTGCGTAACATTTGGATGAATCATTACACCAAACACAGCTGGAATACATTTGGATTCTGCTTTCGAACATTTGAGATCGTCGACTCTTTTGTGTTCGTAGCTTTGGGTTGCTTATTTTTACTGTTtggtttaaaatcacatttaagaTTCATGACTTGGACTGAAGTCATTCCAAAGAGACAAGCAAAGGACTTGAGCATCAAGGCAGATTATGATAATAAAAAGGTAGGCTGAGGAGTTTTCTATGGTGGCCACAGTTTATGAAGACTAATGCCCCGTCTGTTTCTTTAAGGTcgtgtttaaatattttcaccATCACAAAGTGATTCTCTGAAACTCCACAGGGAACCTTTTACTCATCAGGAGCTCAATAATTATGGTTTAGTGTAGAACCTATGAAATACCAAACAGAGTTCAGCTGTCGACTCAAAGAGCAGCAGGTCTCTTTGTAGAATCGTGCACACAGTCGTACCTCGCTCCAAGGCAACGAGGAACTCGCGGTTGCGTTGCAGCTCTCTCATAAACTCCTCGTTCTGGAGAAACAGTGCGATCCGCTCGTCTTCTAAATACTGCTTCAGCTTCTTGTCTTGTTCTGTTGCTCCTGAGTTCAGACCTGAACCTCCTGTGGTCCCTGCAGCTCCAGACAGTGACCCAGAGCCGGCTGTCCATTGGCTTACTGAagacactgaagaggaggaggatgatgaaggCTGAGAGAGGCTACTCTGAGAGCTCTGTGGAGGGAACAAGAGTTTAAGGTCAATACATGAGGTTTGATCAAATATCTACATCTGCGTGCTCCACGTCTCCATCATCTACTGCAGCATGGTGCTTCACACTCCCAACATGTTGAAGAATATTTCTTTCCTTAGACGATAAGATCGTCAACATGGTCAGCTAGCCAAGCTCTTTCTAAAGTGACTAAATCCCTCTAACAGCACCCACACAAATCCCCCAACTTAAGTCTAACTGGTTTCTCTAACACATGGAGACCAGAGAAGACCAATCAAAACCAATGGAGACAAGAGGAGACCAATGTAAACCAATCatactgcctgaaaaaaaaaaaagacagtaacATGTTCTCAATTTCACAGCGCTATCCTCTTCTACCGGTGTtttgtcagtatttttttttttttaaacgtccagctaataactgctacagcatcaaTGTATCTTAAGCGCTCGTGCgcatgcatgtgtgtcacagttgaaaggcagccaacagcttcactgctgtccctcCCGGGAGCGTGCTCGCTACTCTCGAGTtgtacactcgcacacagattttagcgcaggttttctctgaTAAAAAGTTCTCAACCCCTGCTAATCatgttaaaatagaaaaaaacaacaaattaaatattattaaCTCACCTTAATACTGTCGAGCTGTTGGGGCAGGATCCTCAGGAAATCATCTGGGAGGTTTCCAAGCAAAGGAGGGTTCCAGTTCCTGTAGCTTCTGACCTGCTGGTGACCTGAAGGAGGTTCAGCTTCAAATCTGAGAGAGGAccaggggttagggttagggttagggtcacaGGAAACAACCAGACTGCATTAGGTCCATTATATTAGAGGTACATAAACAGCACACATGTTTCCctaatgtctgatgatacagtAAGGTCACTTCATCAGTTcagtcactacacatctcactgattggacctttaaacaaaacagtgaTTTTGAGGTGAATTGAAAATCTCTCAGGGAGCAGACTTCTCCATAAAAAACCCCATCTCTGTTTCTGCACCTTACCTGGGTGGGGGtgtgggcggggcttctgggTACTTCCTGTCATAAATGTGCATGTCATACGTTGGCGGAGAGTAGACGGGCGGCGGTTCCTCGTCTGAACTGTCAGGTTCCAGTGTCCGATCCAGAAtctgaaatcaaacagagaaacacagttTGGTTTCTAAGGACCCAAACTCATATAGGCTCCTTtgatctgcttttattttggtataaAGCCTGATAACTTCCTGTCACTGTAGATGTTTGAATAGAAGATTACACCGCACAGACAAACAtcattgttataaaaaaaaggggggtgaAACTCCAGCCCCTCAGGTCTACATTACTACTCCCAGTTGTTTGGGAGCTCTTGGACCTgccctctgacctctgctggaATGCTGTCATCCGAGTCAGAGCTGTCATCGGAGCCCTGTCCATCGAtgctcatctgcagcagctggtcAATGGTGGCGTCCACGGCTCCGTTGTTGGAGCGCAGCACACACTCGATGACCTCGTAGTCCATGGTGGGGAACATGGTCTTGAAGTCCTCCATGGCCTGGTTGAACTCCAGGCGTCGGACCTGCCTATTGGACCGACTGTTGTTGAGCTGCCCCTGCCCTCCGCCGCCGCCACCTCTGGAGCCGCCATTGCTGCTGCTGCGCCTAAACAGGCTGGTCATCCTCTGGGCCGGGCTGCCTCCTGATTGGACggctcttcttctctgtaacCAACACAAGCGCTGCGGCCCCCGTCACTCTCTCTTCTGTTCGCCGTCTCCTGCTCACTTTCTCATTCTAACACAAACATGGCAGGTAGTCGATGGGAGCTCAGAACAGCTGGAGACCCGCCCCCTCCACAGCTACTTGTTATTCAGGTGCATCCAACATGGCTGACGGTGTTTCAGGGTGTGTTTCAGGGTTCTGTCAACAGGTACAAGTTAGAGTCCACCAGGGAGAGTTCATGGCTACGTCAGCGTCATCAGCACCTGCAGCGAGAAGACGGACAGAGTGTCTAAAATCAGAAATCTGCCTAACAACCAGACCTGAACCAAATAAGGATCTCAAATGTGAGGCAAATAGTTAACAGAGGCTTCATGTGATTGGCCAAATGGTGAGACTGCATGATTAGGTTCAGGTTGTAACAGGGTGGTGCATGTGAAAAAGGCTGGAGCATCCTGGGACATATGGTGAACTGAATAGTGAAAGTGAAGACCTGCAGATGCTGGCTGTAGCTGCTCTTAATTAATCCCTGCCTCTATTTTCCTTACTGCCtcacaggagggggggggggggggtggtggtggaggggggaTGATTGTAGCTGGCAGCCGCCCAGTGCCACATGGCGGTGCCAGGCCCCGTCCACAGCCTATACAGACATCCTCTCTCTCATCAAGAGTCTGCCTTTGATGTAAACAAGATGTCTGCTCTGATAGTGTGGCCCTTGTGTCACACTGAAGCCGAGTGTGTGCGAGGGACAAAGAACGGCCCTGACAGACCTACTGAGTGAGATACAAACCgagacattattattattaccggATCAGACATGCACATGAGACTGACGCTTCTgatctgtttcctgttttaaggACTCCAGATACACACCAGATGTTTCTGCATAGACTTCTATATTTACAGCTGATCCAGTTAACAGTCAGAGATCTTTAATGCTgaacaacatatttgataagAGGAATTTAAAAGGCTCCCTTCCTCCTCAAAGCATGTCAGATGGCgttgactgtataaaacatggacgtagtttcagtgacgtcatccattggtttctgaagaggtgttttGACATATTGACTCAACCTGACTGAatatcaatctagaaacagagATGGAGCTGTGGCCTTACACCTTCTTGAAAATAGCTACAACACGCCCACCCATAAGTCAAATCAGCCACGCCCATAATTAAGCAAATGCATAGTTATTTTCCTTTAAGCAGCAATATGTTCCTCTGacatctagtgtttaaaatgggtactgcagtccaaattaaaacattttagagaGCTGCCTCCCCccgtcccctcctctctagagtccatgctcacgcaggttgccatgtggtggacactgaagcttcagtgtttatccagctctgcatcggtctgtaaacctttctgtgttctaacctctctccatttttcaaaatcatctccaacattgatcctagtttgagcacgtttctgctcgtggagcttattagaaacatgcagaggctttttaggtcgggtacaatcacatgtatatatttttttaatatcctttattaatcccgagggaaattcggTGTACACTCTTATTTtatagagacatgcttctcacacacacaggtccgaatcacacgcatgcacaaacaggacctgtggacatgcattgatggagagatgtcagagtggggctgctacaagctgctaagCAGAGAGCGCACCAGAGCTGCTGGGGgctaggtgccttgctcaagggcacctcggcagtgctcaggaagtgccctggcacctctccagctaccagaccaacttccagatttggtacGCACCAGGACTAGAACTGGCGACCCTCAGGTTCCCAACCCacgtccctgcagactgagttACTGCCGCCCCCACTTCTATCTAAaacagttctcttgcccgcttccatcgctgcaacacctgttggtttgacctgataactgctctcatgtctggcaaaccaagggggtCCAAAACGGCcctgtgggggtgtcttaaaaccgcctaccttctctggtccaagcaaatccagagcattcaggaccagaatctaaagttagaaggaggacatactggctgctgcattgttgtcagagaagccagcacttcaacatagcatgtttccttaatgtctgatcatagagtaagatcactttatcatttcactcactacacatctcactgattagTTTAGAATAAATGAGTTGCAGagaccaggctgtaaacatgattctgctctataaataaacatgttaatatgaGCTCTAATGCAAACAGCCTCTAGTGGATACTCAATAAACTGCAGGCTTTTGCACTTCCACTTGGCTTCATGTTTAACCCTGGAGGTTTCAGCTTGAGTAATGCTGACCGGAgaattaaagcaaaacaaagacCGTGTTTTAGCTGCATTACATTTTAACTGAATAAAGTAGAATGAGACTATGAAGTGTTTTCAGTTATGTATTGGAACAtataacacacattttaagtATACCTTTGTCCACTTTTCTAGAGTttgtaaaacctttaaaatctCACTTGTAGTAAAACGAGCTGGAGATGCTTTGAGCCTGAACCACAGAATATAAGGGTACCAGAGTAAACGTCATACCACGCAAACGTTGTACTCTTACAAACATATCCTCCCAACATCATCATATTTATTCTGCACCTGACAACCAGGCTAAATTTAGCACACAATCCAGGACTGTGGCTCCTCAAAGAGTCTGTATCAGCATACAGGAAGGGGCCGATAGCCAGCTGAAGATATTCAAATAAAGATGGGATTTGTCCGTACTGATTGGCTGCGCTGGTTTTAAACCAGTAAAGTCTGCAAGCTGGTCTGATGACGCACCACATGAGCCTTCAACGACATAACATTGAACATTTCATTCATCTTTAGATCGAGAACCATGGTTTatgttcctgtaggagacacaagttcCTCTCATCAACCTTGTTTGCAGAACAACATGGTTTATTCACAATAtcggggaaaagaactacactacccacgacCATAAAGTGTCACAGTGCAGCTCTGATTTGTGgatgctgttaccatggcaatgtttccaaccccttaataataataatacattttcgcttttttttctaaatactcaGAGACGCTTGGAGTAAAACGCGaacagatagacacacacaacacaaactacaagatattACAACACATGTATTAACAACATGATAACGACTTAGGTTACATTTATGAAGAAGAGGAatcattcgcaatggattgtgggatgtgtagtttcTTGACTCCAGAAGAAAAATAGGTACACAGTCTTCAACCTTTGCCTTCTTCGTTTTTCAAAGcagttcaaataaaatgttttatagtcacgagtattggggtagctggttgtcatggtgacaggCTTCGATCTCCTGATATaacttacttgtctgtgctgctgcaacgcccgaatttcccctctggggatcaataaagtactatcctataaGGAGTTAGTGAATTATCAACGGAGGACAACAGGAAAGTTTACTTCAGGAACTAGAGCTGCTGACAAAGTGGGTGGTCCCTGTTGAACTCTATTAGGAGCTTAGTCAAATTTTAATGAGTGAATTGACCCCCTTCAGCCAATCAGACTCGAGTATTCAGACTCAGAAAATATAGGACAGAATTCAGACTGCAGTTCACCAAACAGCCACCAGGGGAAAACAACACATAACACCCAAAAGGTCATTGTTACCTGTGTTATTTATTGTAACATTTTCCTCAGAGGCTCATCTCCTCTGTTAAAGTCTGATTCTATCACAACACCAGTCATTCCTATTTAAATATATTCAGATATTCACACACAGGTCCCAGAACAGATTATTTAAAGAGTAACTGAGGCCATAAAAGACGATCTAACTTTAAATAGTTAGTCCCAGAAGAGCCGGATATATGCCGAATTAAAGAGTGGAGAATAAGAGATCTTTAAATATCAAAAGGTATTCATTATTACATTGAGTTCTCGACTAAttgaagattttatttttctttaaaagaggTTCTGCGCATGTGCCGTAATCGGGTCGCTGCTAGCAAGCTGGCTAACGGTTTTCTTCAGCAGTCAATACTGCTCTAAATATCATGTTTGGTGACCCAAACAGTTaacttaaaataataatgatacgGTGACTTTGTGTAATAAACGAAGATATGAACACGACAGCCATCTTAAATTAAACTATCTAAATGTTAGCTCGCTGAAGAAGAATCAGTGTCAGGCAGATTTACAGGCCGCAGTCTCTGACCCTCTgctcacagacacaaacacacaccgacCACAGCTCggtttattatttaataaaaacactaaagTCAAGAATATGAGTggttttttaaatctaatttcaGCATGTTAATGAAGAGCGACGCTTTCTCTGTGTCAGCTCTGCTGTTTACAAtcagcagagaggaaataaaCGAGGATAAATATCGAAGATTACAGCagattaatgtgtgtttttattaaaaaggcGGAAAATGTTCACGTTAATCACGTTACTCACTTTACTCGCCGATAGACACggacaggaaacaacaacacgGAGCTGAAGAGTAGATGTAGAGAGCAGctgtgcagcagagaggagcctTTTATCATTGTAATGTGAAACAGAAGGATACTGTCCGACAGCAGACTGTCTGCCGTAAACACAAACGGCCTGTCGTAAAACAGAGCGAGGACACaacaaacacccccccccacgCCGgccgaccacacacacacacacacacacacacacacacacacacacacacacacacacacacacacacacacacacacacacacacacacacacacacacacacacacacacacacacacacacacacacgcacaactgCCTTGGCCGGGTCTCCCTTaaaaaagaggttcttaatctcaatgggaccgacctggttaaataaaatcacTTAAGTTAATAACTGCTGTGgctggaaagagaaaaacacatttacaaagtgtgaaataggctacttttacattttgtaaaatattttaatatttatttgtcttGTCATGGGCTGCAGCCTGCACAGTGCTGCAGTGGTTTGTGctgtcccctcacagcgaggaggttcctggtttgaatccctgtcttacaggagcctctctgtgtagtttgcatgttctccctgtgcatgtgtgggttctctctgggtactccggcttcctcccacagtcacacagacatgctcgttaggtcaaCTGGTGTTAACtggagtgtggctggttgtctgtctctatgtcagccctgtgattagCTGGTGaacagggtgtaaccccgcctctcacccaatgacagctgaatagaaaagcagtatagataacaGATGGTTTTGTCAAATCATAccaatcatgtaaaaaaaaaaacataatgcatcGCTTCTACAACTGTGTACATTTTAAGTCTGTAAATCTGTTCTCATGATTTTTGTATAAAGTGTTCATTTCGTTAGTTGTGATTGgatctcagtgatgtcatgaggAAGTGATGAGACAACATGTTGACGCCAGAAGACATAGAAGAAGAGAGTAACCACAAAACACTTTGAATAACTTTTATTCTTTTCTCCTAACAGATCTGTACAATCAACTGAAGAGGAGCCTAGCAAAAACCTGTACATGTTAAAAGCTTCTGGGCACAAGAACTTCACACCCTTCAAAAATAATGCAAAGGTCGACTCGTCGTCTAACTATGCAAACACGTAGAGACCAGCCGCACGCCGTGAGTGAGTGACGGAGGGcgagggcgaggaggaggaccagaacaaaacaaacagaaaccaaacaCGATCATGTTCCCTTTATATCTCTTTCTGTCCAGTGTTATAGAAAATTACAGTCAGACATCTTATTTACAGACAAACCAACATCTGGAGTTTGATCGGGGTGGGGGGAGGGACCAGGTGAACACACGCTGACCGTAGACAATATGGCTACTGCTCCCAGTCAGCACCACCATGTGGACGACCTGTGCTGAGTTCATTCAAGTCTAAATCCGTGAAGGTCAATGACCCGTTTATCTCCATCAGCTGCACCCTCACGTTGAAATgcgtgaaataaaaaaatgacggCTCTTCGGTCAAGTTCTAACAAAAAGCTGCTCTGAGTGAAAGAGAGGCGGAGCCATCTGAGGGCGCGGAGGCAATCTGTAGCGATCACCTTTGACCCTCAAAGTCCATCTGACCAGTGAGTCATGCACAGCTACGTAACATGGAACTGACCTAGAGACAAATCCTACCGACGCCACGCTCCTCTCGACAATCATTTTAAACGATGAAGGGTTCAGAAATCGAGGCTTTACTTGATGTTTGGTTTGGACGTTTGACTATTGCTCACACATGAACCACATGGCGTTTGTTCAGGCTGACGGAGAAAGACAAGACGTCTTTGTGACGCTCGATCGACATAAAATCAAAGAGAGATTGAGACGAGTCGAGTTTCTTCAGCAACGAGGACAAACTAATCAAATGAACCGCCCActgattttaaatgtcatcCCTTTTGATATTATTACAGAGTTCATGTTCTAATTAATCCGGGCCACCAGCGACCCCAACCATGACCCCACAGCGAGCAAGACCAAGTTGAACTGGTTTCCTGGTTTAGGCCTCAAACCCAGAATGACTTCACGTTTCTCAGATTTAAGGCCTCAGAGCCAAACTAACTTAAAACCAGAATGAGGACTAAAACGATCACGACAGACGGAGCTAAAACAGTAATAAAGTCGTAATCCGGAGTTCAAGTTCGTACGTAGTTTAAGCGGATAAATCCACCCCGGCGACATAAATGAATCGCTTTTTAAGCGTTACACCATGTTTTTAACCCCTTAGATACCATCAGATAGACAGCTCATGTTAGCATGCCATCAGATAGACAgctcatgttagcatgctatcaGACAGACAgctcatgttagcatgctatcaGACAGACAgctcatgttagcatgctatcaGATAGACAgctcatgttagcatgctatcaGATAGACAgctcatgttagcatgctatcaGACAGACAgctcatgttagcatgctatcaGATAGACAgctcatgttagcatgctatcaGACAGACCgctcatgttagcatgctatcaGACAGACCgctcatgttagcatgctatcaGATAGACAgcacatgttagcatgctatcaGATAGACAgctcatgttagcatgctatcaGACAGACAGCTCATGTTAGCATTCTACCACTTCCTGCTCTTAGATGAATAGAAAAGGAAAGATGCACTTTTAAGCTAATGATATCAGCTAGCTAACTTTGTTTTAGTTACCGAAAGCTAATATTTATTCCAGCTGACAAAACACTTTGCTAGCTGACATCATTAGCTGTGAACTAGCCCTTTCCCATTGACTGGTGGGGTTAGTATTAAGCCACTCCTTGCAGGTTAGCTTAGTTGTAGCAGAATGCTAACATTTGCTTTTTTACCAAAGTTGCTAATGGGTTACAGAGATgatgttttaactttaaataaatatatagtgTCAGTTTCTTCTTTATTGCTCATAAATCAAGAAGTGGTGAGTTTATTATGCCTCAGGTTGTTTTTAGTTTATCAGCCGCTCGACATTACATTCAGCTTTTCAATCAGGGCGTCGCTTCAGAGGAAACTGACCTCCGTGTGGCGATAATGTGACAATGTGGAAGAAGTTCAATATGAGATCAAGTGCTCTATTCTAAACTTCACCTGTGACGTGTTTTGGTGCGTTCAATTTGATCTCAGAAGTCAGAAATATCAAGTTGCTGGTCTGATACGTCATCACTAACACCTCCGGAAGTCGAAACTCGAGAACTTCAGTAGTCTGAGtgaaaatccaacatggctgctttGAGCATCCACAGTACAGTTGAAGCTGCACATTGAAGTGTTCATTAGaaatttagttttgttttagtGTCATTAAATCCATCACAGCGTCAGTACTCTCTCAAACCGTCACGTAGCATGTCGTTAGCTTTAAGCTAACAAACGTTCTcttggaggcgtccatgttacTAACCAGTTAGTGGAACTCCATTAACTCAGTCGTGACGTCATCACCAGCTCTGACTTACGAGGTTAATGGAGCGCATCATTTGTCCTTATatggggcgtgtccagactttcaTGGCTGGGGGGCCCAGCTGGGGTCCTGACTTATTCGGGCGGGGGGGGCCTGAAGTTTGTTCACAAACAAACGAATGAATAGCATTTCCTGTCTGATATCTGAACGTCCAGAGTGACTAACGTTTCGcttaacttatttttttttagtaactCAAAAAGATGATGTGCTTTTGGTCTAAATTTACAACTCAAAGCAGTAAATAACTGCAACTATCCAAAAGTCAAAAAGACATTCTTTAGCCATTTAAAGAACAGGAAGGTTtagaatacatttgtttttcctgctggaGTTTGCTCGCAGTTCTTCATGGCAATTAGATTTCAAAGGAGGCCcgcctctggacacgcccctggtcCTCATGTTAGGACACCTCATCTCCTGATTTTAACACGTTTAATCAACAGAATCATTAATGATTGTAAATCAGTGCACACATCGTGTCTCCACTTTCAGCTGTTTAAACCGTCAGCAGCAGAAATACTCGCCACGTTCACCACACTAGACCTTTTCCATGTCTTTATGTTTGAACGATGAATTTAAGTTCATGAGAAACACCCCACATGAATGGGAGGAAGGAAATGACATCATAGTTagagattctgattggtcgatGTGAAACCTTAAAGTCCTATCCGGTCCAACAAGGCACCTCCAGGACGAAGACGCCTGATCAGAAGTTGAAATTAGTCTGAACTCTAACGATGTGGGAATCCAAGCAGGGTGAACGGCTGAGATTCATGTCGGTGAAATGTTAATTATTGTTTCTGGACTTTAAAGACGAGGAGCTCAGTGGTCTGAgacgtgaaaaaaaaatctgatgatgATCTCCTTGTGGCGCTGCGGTGAGATTAATCCTTAGTCTGAGAAATgttcagaggagaggagttgcTTTCTGTGCGCTCAGCTGTTCGTCTGTGACGCACTGCAAGGACGAGAAAAATTAGTCCCTCAGTTGGAGCTGGATAGAGACCCTGAGGAGTCTCTGCAGCAATACTGACCCCCTTTTTatccaaaaacacccaaaacgTGCGACCTACAGCCAAGGAGCGAGTGACGATCCAGTCAGTGAACGCAGGATGGTCGGGGAGCAGAACGTGATGCCGGTTGAACCTTTATTGAGTTacaatatagattttttttttttttttttaaaaagaaaacatttacaagTATTCCCGTCCTTGTTGAAATTCTTTGAACGTTCATGATCAGGACAGGAAGTCGTATTGTTGTGAAGCACGGCCTGTTCTCCGAGGATCCATGCCTGgaaactattttttaaatttcttctCAATAAGaatttgagggggggggggggggggggggggcaaccaaaaacaaacaaaagaaaactttttca
Coding sequences within it:
- the cuedc1b gene encoding CUE domain-containing protein 1b isoform X2, whose protein sequence is MTSLFRRSSSNGGSRGGGGGGQGQLNNSRSNRQVRRLEFNQAMEDFKTMFPTMDYEVIECVLRSNNGAVDATIDQLLQMSIDGQGSDDSSDSDDSIPAEILDRTLEPDSSDEEPPPVYSPPTYDMHIYDRKYPEAPPTPPPRFEAEPPSGHQQVRSYRNWNPPLLGNLPDDFLRILPQQLDSIKSSQSSLSQPSSSSSSSVSSVSQWTAGSGSLSGAAGTTGGSGLNSGATEQDKKLKQYLEDERIALFLQNEEFMRELQRNREFLVALERDRLKYESKKSKSNHSSSMESSSGEQYSAAAMEAVSDDAMFRDKLKHMGKSTRKKLFEIARTFSEKTKRRKSKRKMLLKHHSLGTANSTANLLDDVEGNPCEDGRPRRANTQGENEERNESLS
- the cuedc1b gene encoding CUE domain-containing protein 1b isoform X1 translates to MTSLFRRSSSNGGSRGGGGGGQGQLNNSRSNRQVRRLEFNQAMEDFKTMFPTMDYEVIECVLRSNNGAVDATIDQLLQMSIDGQGSDDSSDSDDSIPAEILDRTLEPDSSDEEPPPVYSPPTYDMHIYDRKYPEAPPTPPPRFEAEPPSGHQQVRSYRNWNPPLLGNLPDDFLRILPQQLDSIKSSQSSLSQPSSSSSSSVSSVSQWTAGSGSLSGAAGTTGGSGLNSGATEQDKKLKQYLEDERIALFLQNEEFMRELQRNREFLVALERDRLKYESKKSKSNHSSSMESSSGEQYSAAAMEAVSDDAMFRDKLKHMGKSTRKKLFEIARTFSEKTKRRKSKRKMLLKHHSLGTANSTANLLDDVEGNPCEEDGRPRRANTQGENEERNESLS